A window of Bacillus sp. DX3.1 genomic DNA:
AAACATACTGATCACTTCATAAAAAGACATACCGGAAACCATGCCAGTTACAATTCCTGCAACCATAACGACTAATAACGTATTTAGTCGAAATAAAAACCCAACAGCCACGAGTAAAATCCCTATTAATTTCACCATCTATGTAACTCCCCCTATTCTATTTCGGTGCACAAACGGAAATGTTTTTCAATCGGAATATTCTGTAAATTTTCTCTGCAAATTGAACTGCATGTGCTCCATCTCCATGTATACAAATCGTTTGTGCTGCTATTGGCACAGTACTTCCATCAACTGCTTGTACATGTTCTTCTTGTACCATTTGAAGTACCTGCGCAATTGCGTTATCTTCACTTGTCACGAGGGCATTTTCTTCTGTACGGCTTGTCAATGTCCCATTAGGCTGATACGTACGATCAGCAAAAGCTTCTTGTATCACCCTAAGGTCATATTGTTTACCAGCTTGTACGAATTCACTATTTGCCAGTCCATATAGAAACAAGTCAGGGTTAACTTTATACACTGCTTTTGCAATTACATCTGCAATATTCGGATCTACAGCGGCCATATTATAAAGTGCCCCATGCGGCTTTACATGATGCATACTTCCTCCAGCTGCACGTACAAATCCATCTAATGCTCCGATTTGATAGATCATATAATCATATACTTCCTCTGGTGAAACACGCATCATTCTTCTTCCAAATCCCATTAAATCTTGTAAACCTGGATGCGCCCCAATGGCCACTCCATGCTGCAAGGCTTTCTCAACTGTTTGGCGCATCACAGACGGATCACCAGCATGAAATCCACAGGCAATATTGACAGATGACACAAATGGAAGAATTTCATCATCATTTCCAATTTGATATGCCCCAAAACTTTCTCCTAAATCACAATTTAAATCAACTGTAACCATCCTTATCCGTCCTCCTTATTTACACTTGTAAGGCAATGAATCTTTTTAATAAATGCATATTTTGTTCTTGTTTTATGTAGAGCTGCTGTGCTTCCTCAATAGAAATCTTAGAAAAAGATACATAGTCACCTGGTTTTAATTGTGCAAGCAGCGGTATATCTGTTGAAACTACATTACCAATACGAGGATATCCTCCTGTTGTTTGTCGATCAGCCATTAAAATAATTGGCTGTCCACCAGATGGCACTTGAATTGTTCCAAATGTAACAGCACTTGATAATAGTTCGACCTCTTCTGTTCGTAAAAGTTCTTCTCCTTCTATACGATATCCCATACGATCTGCATAATTGGATACTTTATATTCCTTCGTAAAAAATGCATGCAGACTCTCTTCTGTAAATTGATTAGATTCAAATCCAGGGACCACTCGAATGATTGGGCGATAACTGTACTTTGGTAAGTAACGAGAACATACACCCCAGCATGTTACCTCTTTATTTTTGTTCTGTAATTGCTTCATTACAAGATTTGCAAATTCTGAGGCTGTACTAATTTGGAACTGATCACCTTTTTTCAATGCCCGGCCTTTTATTCCACCTAAGGCACCACGTACATATGTGCTTTTACTCCCCATTACACAAGGAACCTCAATACCTCCTGCAAATGTTACATATGCTCTACATCCAGATTGTGCCTTTCCGAAACAAAGCATACTCCCTTCCTCAGCTAAAATGGGACGCCATAACGGAATTCGTTTTCCATTTAAAAGAGGTTCTATATTTGCACCTCCAACAGCAAGTAACGTTGGTTTTTTTATAAGAATCTTCGGTCCCGTTATCGTAATTTCTAAACCTGCTTCATTTTCTTCATTTCCGACTAGCATATTAATTATTCTTAATGCAACTTGATCCATGGTGCCGCCTACAGGTACACCGTATTGTTGATAGTGATATCTTCCTAAATCTTGAACGGTTGTATACATTCCTGCATGTAAAACCTCGGCGTTCATGTAGCAAGCCCCTCCCAATCTTGAAACTCGTCTTCTGTTATTGATACAAATCGTAAATACATTCCACTCTTTACATAAGTAGGATTTTCTTCTTCTGGACGAAACAAAGAAATCGGTGTTCGCCCAATAATATTCCATCCACCTGGCGTTTCAAGTGGATATATACCTGTCTGATTTCCACCAATTCCAACTGAGCCAGCTGCTATTTGTAAACGTGGTATTTGTTTTCGAGGAATTGCAAGTTCCTCTGGCATTCCGCCTAAATATGGAAATCCTGGAGTAAATCCTAGCATATAAACAAAATACGTCGCTCCGCTATGAATACGAATGACTTCCTCTATACTTAAATGATGATACGCTGCGACATCTTCTAAATCAGGACCATATTTCCCCCCATAACAAACAGGAATTACAATACTATCATACGGTTTCATATTTCTAGACTGCTCATCTTGTAAGAGCACTTCAATATACTGACATACATAATCATATGGTACGTTCCTATCATTTTTCTTCCATAGCGTATACAAGTCATAATAAACAGTCACAGATGTATACGATGGAACACACTCAACCATTCCAGGAAATGGATTCTGATTTAACGCATGACATAAACCTTGTACATTTTCATATATGTTCATATCAATCTCATTTCCAAATGTAACAACAACTGCCTGATCTCCTAATGCTGCAAATTTCATCATATCCCTTCTTTCTCTTCCCTCCAGCCAAGCTCCATTGAAATACATTTTGCCGTCTCCGTTAATTTTTCAATAAATTGTGGAATTGTTGCTTCGTTATACTCTATTTCTAATCCTGAAATACTAATTCCAGCAATCACTTTTCCATTGTTTGCAAAAACAGGTGCTGCAACTGCCGCTGTATGATTTTCAAGTTCAGAATAACTCATTGTATACCCATCACTTTTTGCTTTTTGTAACATGTTTCGTAACTGATTTTTATCAAGTATAGTTCCCTTTGCAAATTGTATAAGTTGGACCTCTTCTATATATTTTTCTTGTTCTTCTTTAGAAAAATAAGTAAGCAAAATACGTGGACACGCCCCGGCATATAAAGGCGCACGTCGTCCAATAGCTGTATAAACGCGAACGGGCTGAGCTCCATCCACTTTTTCGATATAAATCGCTTCACTTCCATCTTGAATAATTAAATTTACAGCTTGTCCAATATCAGCTCTTAATGTTTCCATATACGGTTTTGCAATATTTCGTAACGATAACCTGTCAGAAACAAGTTGGCCAAATCGTAAAAATACTAAACCAAGTTTATATGTACCATTTATTGTCTTTTGTAAAAAGCCCATTTCTTCAAGCGAGCCAATGAGTCGATATACAGAAGTTTTCGGCATACCTGTAAGTTTCACCATTTCCATCAGAGTTAAAGCCTGATGTTCATAAAACAACTCTAAAATATCCATTATTTTTACTGCCGTCTTATTTAAACTCATGTCGCCTCCCGTTGTTCCGAAAAACGGAACTAAAATTCCGTTTTTTGAAACAAATGTATAATTTAAAATTATAAAATATTCTTTCTATTTTAACAATATATTTTTTCAAAATTATAAAGTGAAACTTTGATCAGTGAGGGAGTCTTTCTCCCCCACCTAACTTCTTTGCTTCTTACAGAACTTTAAGATGGGAGTATTACTGCCCGTGAATATCGGGATAAACTGATTTGTTGAATCTACTTTTTCATTTCTACTAATTCGTACATATTACGAATTCAATTAAAAAACACTAAAAAATAGGTATAGATCAACTTTCGATCTATACCTATTTTTTAGTAGTCTTATATTTTAGTAAAACATTTTCTATATAACTTATTACAGCGCTCTTGCTTGTTGCAATGGCCAAAATACAACTTCACCTTTTCCAACGATTTGTTCTTTTGAAACAAATCCAAACATACGGCTATCTTTTGAAACTTTACGATTATCTCCCAGTACAAATACATACCCTTCCGGTACTTTCTGCTTACCAGTTATTTGTTCGATTGAAAAATCAGGTGTCAAATTCCCCTCGGATAATTGTTCTTTAAATTCTTGCAGATAGGGTTCTTCAATCGACTTTCCGTTTACATACAGAACGTCATTCTTATACTCTATGTTATCTCCTGGTAAACCGATTACTCGTTTTACTAAATCATAGCCTTCTTTTCCATGAAACACGATAATATCAAAGCGATTTACACCTTGTAAATTGTAGCCTATCTTGTTCACGATCACTCTTTCTTCATTCTCTAAAGTAGGCATCATGGATTCTCCTTGTACAAGGGAAGGAGTGAATAAAATACCCCGAAAAACAAAAGCAATTCCTGCCGTGATTACTATCGTTTTAATCCATGAACGTACTTCCTCTTTCTTGCTTTTTTTCATCTTCTGCCACCTCCTCTACAATCATTATCATCGTGTTAATTTTGCTAGTTCCTGTACACGCTTTTGGTCAATTTCAGCAAAACAAGATTTTCCTTCTCGAACAGCTGTACCAACGTGAGCTTCTGTAATTCCCGTTTCATGAAGCAATTGTCGTACATTCTCTTTCGTCACACCACTACCAACGATGAGTTGTATTTCTCCTTGACTCTCTCTTTGCATATCATGTAGTACAGTAATGTTCTCCTCTATATTCCCCTGGCCACCAGATGTTAAAATATGGGTCACCTTTCCAAACTTTCGTAATACTTTTACCGCTTCTACTACATTATCCACTTCATCTATCGCACGATGAAATGTTACATTCATTCCATCCACTACAGATAATAAATCTGCTAATTTTTCTTCATCAATTTGACTATGTTCATTTAAAACACCTAAAACAACGCCTGCTGCACCATGTTTCTTTGCAATTTGTATATCCTCTTTCATCATTTCAATTTCTTCTGCCGTATATACAAATGACTTGGCATGTGGGCGTATCATAACATGAACAGGGATTGTTACTGCATCCACTGCTTTTTTTATAAATGCATAGCTTGGCGTTAATCCGCCTTCCGTATATGCTGAAATGAGTTCAATTCGATTTCCGCCACTTTGTCCAATTCGTTTCACATCTTCTAAACATGTTGCAATAACTTCTAGCATGAAACTACCTCTTTTCGTACTTTTTCCTCATTATACAGTAAGCTGAAATAAGAGGCCTAGTTTTCTCATGAAAAACACAAAAAAGACGCTTTAAAAGAAAGATTTTAAAGCGTCTTTTTCAAATGAATTATTTTATCTCGCAGCAACGGGCAGTAATACCCCCGCCTCAAAATTCTGCAAGAAGCAAAGAAACTGAGTGGGAGAGAAACTGCTCGTAAAAGCCCGATTCGTTCAACTATATAAATCCATTTTGATTTTTCGACATATAGCCGCGGCTATGGATAACAAAAGGTGACCTGCACTCGTTTTCTCTCTTTGTTTTCACTTCGCATGGGGCAGGAAAAGGATCTGACCGCTTCTATGCATGGCCAGATGCTCTTTCCCATCTAAAAAGAAGGGTTTTATCTCGGTTTTTTAATTTGTATTTATATAATAGGCAATAAGAACTAGTTTACTAAGATTTTATCTTTTATCAATACGTGCAGCAATCTTATTTCCAATAAATTGGACAGATTGAACAAGAATGACAAGCATTAATACTGTAACAACCATAACATCGGTTTGGAAACGGTAATAGCCGAAACGAATAGCCAAATCACCAACACCACCGCCTCCTACAACGCCAGCCATAGCCGAATAAGAAATAAAACTCACCGTTAAAACTGTTAAACTTAAAACAAGACCTGATCGAGCTTCAACAAGTAGAACTTTCCATACAATCTGAAATGGCGTTGCTCCCATTGCCTCAGCAGCTTCAATTACTCCTTTTGGAACTTCACGTAATGCTTGTTCTACCAGCCTTGCAAAATATGGAATCGCGGCTACTGACAATGGAATCGTTGCAGCAATTGGACCAATTGTAGTTCCTAATAGCGTACGTGTAAGCGGTACAAGTGCCACCAATAAAATAATAAATGGAAATGAACGAATAATATTTACAATCCCATTTAATATACGGTGTACAATATTTTGTTCCAAAATCTGCCCTTTACTTGTGAAATATAGAATTACACCTAATGGAACACCAAAGATAATCGCGGCTCCAACAGAAAGTCCTACCATTAAAAATGTTTGCAAAATTGATGTCCAAATTTCGGGAAGTAGTGGGATGACATTATTGAACATATGCGATTCCCCTCTCTTGTTCCACACCTAATAGAAGTTTCGCAATTTCTGATTTTGGTTTGATTTGATGATCGTTTAAGTTAAATGATTCCACAACTTCTCCATCTTCCATAACTGCAACCTTATTACAAATTTGTTTAATCACATTCATTTCATGCGTTACGATTACAATCGTAACCCCTAATTCTTTATTGATTTTTTGAAGGAATTGTAAAATAGAAATCGTTGTTTTAGGATCAAGCGCTGATGTTGGTTCATCACAAAGTAATACTTTCGGATCATTTGCTAATGCACGAGCAATCGCAACACGCTGCTTTTGACCTCCACTGAGCTGTGAGGGAAATTGCTGTGCCTTATCACTTAATCCCACGATTTCCAAACATTCTCGTACTCGTTTTGCTCTCTCTTCTTTTGGAACTGATTTCAACTCTAACGGAAGAGCAATATTATCCGATACAGTTTTATTGTGCAAAAGATGAAAGTGTTGAAAAATCATTCCGATTGACTGCCTTGCTGTTCGTAAATCTTTCTTCGATAACTGTGTTAAATCTTCACCATTTACAATCACTGCACCTGAATCCGGCTTTTCCAATAAATTCATTGTACGTAATAAAGTTGACTTCCCTGCGCCACTTAATCCAGCTATTCCATAAATATCATGTTCTTCCACTTGAAGAGATACAGATTTCACACCGTGAAAAAGCCCTTCTTTCGTTTGGAAAGTTTTTATTACATCACGTAACGTAATCATCTTTTTCACTCCTTTTTACATTATTTAAAAGCACGATCAGCTATAAGTGAGAGCGTTACATCGTCCATCGGTGGATTGTGT
This region includes:
- the lepB gene encoding signal peptidase I, with the translated sequence MKKSKKEEVRSWIKTIVITAGIAFVFRGILFTPSLVQGESMMPTLENEERVIVNKIGYNLQGVNRFDIIVFHGKEGYDLVKRVIGLPGDNIEYKNDVLYVNGKSIEEPYLQEFKEQLSEGNLTPDFSIEQITGKQKVPEGYVFVLGDNRKVSKDSRMFGFVSKEQIVGKGEVVFWPLQQARAL
- the pxpB gene encoding 5-oxoprolinase subunit PxpB; its protein translation is MKFAALGDQAVVVTFGNEIDMNIYENVQGLCHALNQNPFPGMVECVPSYTSVTVYYDLYTLWKKNDRNVPYDYVCQYIEVLLQDEQSRNMKPYDSIVIPVCYGGKYGPDLEDVAAYHHLSIEEVIRIHSGATYFVYMLGFTPGFPYLGGMPEELAIPRKQIPRLQIAAGSVGIGGNQTGIYPLETPGGWNIIGRTPISLFRPEEENPTYVKSGMYLRFVSITEDEFQDWEGLAT
- a CDS encoding ATP-binding cassette domain-containing protein, with amino-acid sequence MITLRDVIKTFQTKEGLFHGVKSVSLQVEEHDIYGIAGLSGAGKSTLLRTMNLLEKPDSGAVIVNGEDLTQLSKKDLRTARQSIGMIFQHFHLLHNKTVSDNIALPLELKSVPKEERAKRVRECLEIVGLSDKAQQFPSQLSGGQKQRVAIARALANDPKVLLCDEPTSALDPKTTISILQFLQKINKELGVTIVIVTHEMNVIKQICNKVAVMEDGEVVESFNLNDHQIKPKSEIAKLLLGVEQERGIAYVQ
- a CDS encoding copper homeostasis protein CutC; translated protein: MLEVIATCLEDVKRIGQSGGNRIELISAYTEGGLTPSYAFIKKAVDAVTIPVHVMIRPHAKSFVYTAEEIEMMKEDIQIAKKHGAAGVVLGVLNEHSQIDEEKLADLLSVVDGMNVTFHRAIDEVDNVVEAVKVLRKFGKVTHILTSGGQGNIEENITVLHDMQRESQGEIQLIVGSGVTKENVRQLLHETGITEAHVGTAVREGKSCFAEIDQKRVQELAKLTR
- the pxpA gene encoding 5-oxoprolinase subunit PxpA, with the translated sequence MVTVDLNCDLGESFGAYQIGNDDEILPFVSSVNIACGFHAGDPSVMRQTVEKALQHGVAIGAHPGLQDLMGFGRRMMRVSPEEVYDYMIYQIGALDGFVRAAGGSMHHVKPHGALYNMAAVDPNIADVIAKAVYKVNPDLFLYGLANSEFVQAGKQYDLRVIQEAFADRTYQPNGTLTSRTEENALVTSEDNAIAQVLQMVQEEHVQAVDGSTVPIAAQTICIHGDGAHAVQFAEKIYRIFRLKNISVCAPK
- a CDS encoding methionine ABC transporter permease, producing MFNNVIPLLPEIWTSILQTFLMVGLSVGAAIIFGVPLGVILYFTSKGQILEQNIVHRILNGIVNIIRSFPFIILLVALVPLTRTLLGTTIGPIAATIPLSVAAIPYFARLVEQALREVPKGVIEAAEAMGATPFQIVWKVLLVEARSGLVLSLTVLTVSFISYSAMAGVVGGGGVGDLAIRFGYYRFQTDVMVVTVLMLVILVQSVQFIGNKIAARIDKR
- a CDS encoding biotin-dependent carboxyltransferase family protein, which encodes MNAEVLHAGMYTTVQDLGRYHYQQYGVPVGGTMDQVALRIINMLVGNEENEAGLEITITGPKILIKKPTLLAVGGANIEPLLNGKRIPLWRPILAEEGSMLCFGKAQSGCRAYVTFAGGIEVPCVMGSKSTYVRGALGGIKGRALKKGDQFQISTASEFANLVMKQLQNKNKEVTCWGVCSRYLPKYSYRPIIRVVPGFESNQFTEESLHAFFTKEYKVSNYADRMGYRIEGEELLRTEEVELLSSAVTFGTIQVPSGGQPIILMADRQTTGGYPRIGNVVSTDIPLLAQLKPGDYVSFSKISIEEAQQLYIKQEQNMHLLKRFIALQV
- a CDS encoding IclR family transcriptional regulator encodes the protein MSLNKTAVKIMDILELFYEHQALTLMEMVKLTGMPKTSVYRLIGSLEEMGFLQKTINGTYKLGLVFLRFGQLVSDRLSLRNIAKPYMETLRADIGQAVNLIIQDGSEAIYIEKVDGAQPVRVYTAIGRRAPLYAGACPRILLTYFSKEEQEKYIEEVQLIQFAKGTILDKNQLRNMLQKAKSDGYTMSYSELENHTAAVAAPVFANNGKVIAGISISGLEIEYNEATIPQFIEKLTETAKCISMELGWREEKEGI